In Flavobacterium sp. N1736, the following are encoded in one genomic region:
- the infB gene encoding translation initiation factor IF-2 has translation MSEERVIRINKVLRELNISLERAVDYLKDKGIAIDANPNAKISDSEFNILQSQFAGDKGNKEASKEVGEEKRKEKEALRVEREKEIEDKRRQDEERQKQQEIIKARAVVTGPVQVGKIDLNPKKPTVVSTPPVEEPAKVEEPKAVVTPTQPEKPVQKEIVQPEPVVAPVVSEEKKVEKPIITEKKEVKAENPKVAQEPVVSTDPATAEETITTQYQKLSGTTLTGQTIDLSQFNKPKKKKEDPKITPNKPGAPGAGGNNANKNKRKRIAPKPGAPGAPKPATGNAPGTPNPNKITPNTGGGGFNANRSARPGFVKGNRPAIVAKVEPTEEEVKNQIRETLEKLQGKGGKSKAAKYRRDKRDTHRQKSDEEQRAIDEGSKTIKVTEFVTVGEIAIMMDVPITKVIGTCMSLGIMVTMNQRLDAETLTIVADEFGYEVEFITVDIEEAIEVVEDREEDLVVRAPIVTVMGHVDHGKTSLLDYIRKENVIAGESGGITQHIGAYGVTLDNGQKIAFLDTPGHEAFTAMRARGAQVTDIAIIVVAADDDIMPQTKEAISHAQAAGVPIIFAINKIDKPNANVEKIKERLAGMNLLVEDWGGKIQSHDISAKVGTGVKELLEKVLLEAEILDLKSNPNKAAQGTVVEAFLDKGKGYVSTILVQHGTLKVGDYMLAGKHHGKIKAMHDERGHIVIEAGPSTPVSVLGLDGAATAGDKFNVFEDEKEAKQIASKRSQLMREQSVRTQRHITLDEIGRRIALGQFKELNVILKGDVDGSVEALSDSFSKLSTEEIQINIIHKGVGAITETDVMLASASDAIIIGFNVRPAGNARQLADKEEIDIRYYSIIYAAIDDLKDAMEGMLAPEMKEEILGTAEIREIFKISKVGSIAGCMVMDGKIMRTSKIRVIRDGVVVHTGELVALKRFKDDVKEVSKGYDCGIQIKGYNDIEERDVIEAYHEVAIKKKLK, from the coding sequence ATGTCTGAAGAGAGAGTAATAAGAATAAACAAGGTTTTAAGGGAATTAAATATTTCGTTAGAAAGAGCTGTTGATTATCTAAAAGATAAGGGAATTGCTATTGATGCAAATCCAAATGCGAAAATTTCTGATAGCGAATTTAATATCCTACAAAGCCAATTTGCGGGCGATAAGGGGAATAAAGAGGCTTCTAAAGAAGTTGGTGAAGAGAAAAGAAAAGAAAAAGAAGCTTTGCGTGTTGAGCGTGAAAAAGAAATTGAAGACAAACGCAGACAAGACGAAGAACGCCAAAAACAACAAGAGATTATCAAAGCGAGAGCTGTTGTAACCGGACCTGTTCAAGTTGGTAAAATAGATTTAAATCCAAAGAAACCTACAGTTGTTTCTACACCACCTGTTGAGGAACCGGCTAAAGTCGAAGAACCGAAAGCAGTTGTTACTCCAACTCAACCAGAAAAACCTGTTCAAAAAGAAATTGTACAGCCTGAGCCAGTTGTTGCTCCTGTAGTTTCTGAAGAGAAAAAGGTAGAAAAACCTATTATTACAGAGAAAAAAGAAGTAAAAGCTGAGAATCCTAAAGTAGCGCAAGAACCTGTTGTTTCAACAGATCCTGCAACTGCTGAGGAAACAATCACTACGCAATATCAAAAATTATCTGGAACTACACTTACCGGGCAAACAATTGATTTATCTCAATTTAATAAACCTAAGAAAAAGAAAGAAGATCCAAAGATAACTCCTAATAAACCAGGAGCTCCGGGAGCCGGAGGAAATAACGCCAATAAAAATAAGCGTAAAAGAATTGCTCCTAAACCGGGAGCGCCGGGTGCACCAAAACCTGCTACAGGTAATGCGCCGGGAACTCCAAACCCAAATAAAATCACTCCAAATACTGGTGGTGGAGGTTTTAATGCTAACAGAAGCGCAAGACCAGGTTTTGTAAAAGGAAACCGTCCTGCAATTGTTGCTAAAGTTGAGCCTACTGAAGAGGAGGTAAAAAACCAAATTAGAGAGACTCTTGAAAAACTTCAGGGTAAAGGTGGAAAATCAAAAGCTGCTAAATACAGAAGAGATAAAAGAGATACGCACCGTCAGAAATCTGATGAAGAGCAAAGAGCAATTGACGAAGGAAGTAAAACTATTAAAGTTACAGAATTCGTTACGGTTGGTGAAATTGCAATCATGATGGATGTGCCAATTACTAAGGTTATTGGAACTTGTATGTCGCTTGGTATCATGGTTACGATGAATCAGCGTTTAGATGCTGAAACATTAACAATCGTAGCAGATGAATTTGGTTACGAAGTTGAATTTATTACTGTTGATATCGAAGAAGCTATTGAAGTAGTTGAAGATAGAGAAGAAGATTTAGTAGTTAGAGCGCCAATCGTTACTGTAATGGGTCACGTCGATCACGGTAAAACATCTTTACTGGATTATATTCGTAAAGAAAATGTTATCGCTGGTGAGTCTGGAGGTATTACACAGCACATTGGGGCATACGGAGTTACTTTAGATAATGGTCAGAAAATTGCATTTTTAGATACTCCGGGTCACGAGGCGTTTACCGCGATGCGTGCACGTGGAGCTCAAGTTACCGATATTGCCATTATTGTAGTAGCTGCGGATGATGATATCATGCCACAAACAAAAGAAGCAATTTCTCACGCACAAGCTGCGGGAGTGCCAATTATATTTGCAATCAATAAAATTGATAAGCCAAATGCTAATGTTGAGAAAATCAAAGAGCGTTTAGCAGGAATGAATTTACTTGTTGAAGATTGGGGTGGAAAAATTCAGTCACATGATATTTCTGCAAAAGTTGGAACAGGAGTAAAAGAATTACTAGAAAAAGTTTTATTAGAAGCTGAAATTTTAGATTTAAAATCTAATCCAAATAAAGCAGCTCAGGGAACTGTAGTTGAAGCTTTCTTAGATAAAGGAAAAGGATATGTATCAACAATCTTAGTTCAACACGGAACTTTAAAAGTTGGAGATTATATGTTAGCTGGAAAGCATCACGGTAAAATTAAAGCGATGCATGATGAAAGAGGGCATATTGTTATAGAAGCAGGTCCTTCGACTCCAGTATCTGTTTTAGGTCTTGACGGTGCTGCAACTGCAGGTGATAAGTTTAACGTTTTTGAAGATGAAAAAGAAGCAAAACAAATTGCATCGAAACGTTCTCAATTAATGCGTGAACAATCTGTACGTACACAACGACATATTACACTTGATGAAATTGGTCGTCGTATCGCTCTTGGTCAGTTTAAAGAATTGAACGTAATCCTTAAAGGAGACGTTGATGGATCTGTTGAAGCATTATCAGATTCGTTCTCTAAACTTTCTACAGAAGAAATTCAAATTAATATTATCCATAAAGGTGTTGGAGCAATTACAGAGACTGACGTTATGTTGGCTTCTGCTTCTGATGCGATTATTATCGGATTTAACGTTCGTCCTGCAGGAAATGCAAGACAACTTGCAGATAAAGAAGAAATCGATATTCGTTACTATTCTATTATCTATGCTGCTATCGATGACTTAAAAGACGCGATGGAAGGAATGTTAGCTCCTGAGATGAAAGAAGAAATTTTAGGAACTGCCGAAATCCGTGAGATTTTCAAAATTTCTAAAGTTGGTTCAATTGCAGGTTGTATGGTAATGGATGGTAAAATTATGAGAACTTCTAAAATTAGAGTTATCAGAGACGGAGTAGTAGTGCATACAGGTGAACTTGTAGCCTTAAAACGTTTCAAAGACGACGTTAAAGAAGTTTCTAAAGGTTACGATTGTGGTATCCAGATTAAAGGATATAATGACATTGAAGAAAGAGATGTTATTGAAGCGTACCATGAAGTTGCTATCAAAAAGAAATTGAAATAA
- a CDS encoding SPOR domain-containing protein, with protein MRILTLSKSFFLTLTMFTLTYNIHAQDQNLTLNQDPKFEQLLNDKRKINTSLSTNDTYKIQIFSGKSEDAKKTLNDFKREYSDIDGTIIFNTPNYKVLVGNFKTRIEAERILADIKNKYKSVFLIKPGK; from the coding sequence ATGAGAATTTTAACCCTTTCAAAAAGCTTTTTCTTAACATTAACTATGTTTACTTTAACATATAATATTCATGCTCAAGACCAAAATTTAACACTAAATCAGGACCCAAAATTTGAGCAGTTACTAAACGACAAGCGTAAAATTAACACGTCATTAAGTACAAACGACACTTATAAAATTCAAATATTCAGTGGAAAAAGCGAAGACGCCAAAAAGACCTTAAATGATTTCAAAAGAGAATATAGTGATATTGACGGGACTATAATTTTTAATACACCAAACTACAAAGTATTGGTTGGAAACTTTAAAACCAGAATAGAAGCAGAACGAATTTTGGCGGACATAAAAAATAAATACAAAAGTGTTTTTTTAATCAAGCCAGGCAAATAA
- a CDS encoding c-type cytochrome, translating to MKKVGNHNSISRKLLLSLSLTLIFSLTSFAQDAAAPAAPEAAAPAAAAGGDPVKGKELFNANCAACHKLDAKSTGPALRGVAAKHEMAWIYKWVHNSSEVIKSGDAVAVKLFEENNKSVMTPFPQLSTGDIDNIIAYTSEVKAEPAAGAPGSAAPPGTNVEGGGISNNIILGALALVMAILVVMLFMVNKVLTKVAGNNGIVVAPKEARTPIWKAFAKNQFLVLVTSIFLLLASGYFVYAYLMQVGVDQNYEPIQPIHYSHKIHAGDNEINCKYCHSAARVSKTAGIPSLNVCMNCHKNISEVAETTATPEYSKAFYDAQIQKLYDAVGWDKAKQAYTGKTQPVKWVRIHNLPDFVYFNHSQHVSVAGIECQTCHGPVQEFEIMKQYSKLTMGWCIDCHRKTDVKMEGNAYYDKIHAELSKKYGVEKLTAAQMGGLECGKCHY from the coding sequence ATGAAAAAGGTGGGTAACCATAATTCGATCTCAAGAAAATTGCTGCTTAGCTTATCGCTAACGCTTATTTTCTCCTTAACTTCATTTGCTCAAGATGCTGCTGCTCCGGCGGCACCTGAAGCTGCTGCTCCGGCTGCTGCTGCAGGTGGTGATCCAGTAAAAGGGAAGGAACTTTTTAATGCAAATTGCGCTGCATGTCACAAATTAGATGCTAAATCAACAGGTCCTGCTTTAAGAGGAGTTGCTGCAAAGCATGAAATGGCTTGGATCTACAAGTGGGTTCACAACAGTTCTGAAGTTATTAAATCAGGTGATGCTGTTGCTGTAAAACTTTTTGAAGAAAACAATAAGTCTGTAATGACTCCTTTTCCTCAATTGTCTACAGGTGATATTGATAATATTATCGCTTATACTTCTGAAGTAAAAGCTGAGCCTGCAGCTGGTGCCCCTGGTTCTGCTGCGCCTCCGGGAACAAACGTTGAAGGTGGCGGAATTTCTAATAACATTATTTTAGGAGCTCTTGCTCTTGTAATGGCAATTTTAGTTGTTATGTTGTTCATGGTGAACAAAGTATTAACTAAAGTAGCAGGAAATAATGGTATTGTAGTTGCTCCAAAAGAAGCTAGAACTCCAATTTGGAAAGCCTTTGCTAAAAACCAATTTTTGGTACTAGTTACTTCTATATTCTTGCTTTTGGCGAGTGGTTATTTTGTGTATGCTTACTTAATGCAAGTAGGTGTTGATCAAAATTATGAGCCAATTCAGCCAATTCACTATTCTCATAAAATTCACGCAGGAGATAACGAGATCAATTGTAAATATTGTCACTCTGCTGCTCGTGTGAGTAAAACTGCTGGTATTCCTTCTTTGAATGTTTGTATGAACTGTCATAAAAATATTTCTGAAGTTGCTGAAACTACTGCTACTCCTGAGTACAGCAAAGCATTTTACGATGCTCAAATTCAAAAATTATACGATGCTGTTGGATGGGATAAGGCGAAACAAGCTTATACCGGAAAAACACAGCCTGTGAAATGGGTTCGTATTCATAATCTGCCTGATTTTGTTTACTTCAATCACTCTCAACACGTTTCTGTTGCAGGAATTGAATGTCAAACTTGTCACGGCCCAGTGCAGGAATTTGAGATCATGAAGCAATACTCTAAATTAACAATGGGATGGTGTATTGATTGCCATAGAAAAACTGATGTTAAGATGGAAGGAAATGCATATTATGATAAAATTCATGCTGAACTTTCTAAAAAATACGGTGTAGAAAAATTGACTGCAGCGCAAATGGGAGGTTTAGAATGCGGTAAATGCCACTATTAA